From a single Nostoc sp. MS1 genomic region:
- a CDS encoding PEP-CTERM sorting domain-containing protein, producing the protein MRNTLKLFGLIAWGSLLISNPVKAADLDFNTNPSPWSSFGDVYFSNSKEALLSTDANLDDDIQLGASSGDFNFSGQPAGEVGFVSPNLTEFLGLNADALDINGVAYEGSAIKRTLNVNAGDSLNFQRNFLTNENSSLVSGSFRGSLNDYSFLLVNDQIKKLADINDATQSNPNFSVAFDKESGIETFKYTFNNAGTYTIAFGVVDLDDYTVSSALSVRNVSLESNPISQPVPEPSTIIGTMVALGLSALSKKYPRHQKK; encoded by the coding sequence ATGAGAAATACACTAAAACTTTTTGGTCTTATAGCTTGGGGCAGTTTACTAATTTCTAACCCAGTAAAAGCAGCCGATTTAGATTTTAATACTAACCCTTCTCCTTGGTCTAGTTTTGGGGATGTATACTTCTCAAACTCCAAAGAAGCACTTTTGTCCACTGACGCTAATCTAGATGATGATATTCAGTTAGGCGCAAGCAGTGGAGATTTTAATTTTTCTGGTCAGCCTGCGGGTGAGGTAGGTTTCGTTAGTCCCAACTTAACTGAATTTCTAGGATTGAATGCAGATGCGCTAGATATTAATGGTGTTGCTTATGAAGGCTCTGCTATTAAGCGGACGTTGAATGTCAACGCTGGGGACTCTTTAAATTTTCAAAGGAATTTTTTAACTAACGAAAATTCTTCTTTGGTGAGCGGAAGTTTTCGTGGGTCATTGAATGATTATAGTTTTTTATTGGTGAACGACCAAATTAAGAAGCTAGCAGATATTAATGATGCAACACAATCTAATCCTAATTTTTCTGTAGCGTTTGATAAAGAAAGTGGAATTGAAACTTTCAAATACACTTTTAACAATGCTGGGACATATACTATAGCATTTGGTGTAGTCGATTTAGATGATTACACTGTTTCATCTGCTCTTTCTGTTAGGAATGTGTCTTTAGAGAGTAATCCAATTAGTCAACCCGTACCCGAACCCAGTACTATTATTGGGACTATGGTAGCTCTTGGGTTAAGTGCTTTGTCTAAGAAATATCCAAGACATCAAAAGAAATAA
- a CDS encoding glycosyltransferase family 4 protein: MRIAQVAPLWERVPPPAYGGIELVVGLLTDELVRRGHEVTLFATGDSISLAKLVSVHPRALRLDSSVKEYNIYEMLQVSAVYERADEFDIIHSHMGCASLPYAKLVKIPTIHTLHGIFTPDNEKMFQYAKSQPYVSISDAQREARLGMNYISTVYNGIDVSSYKFYPQPDEPPYLAFLGRMSAEKGPHLAIEIAKKAGWRLKMAGKIDLVDKEYFAKEVEPHIDGKQVEYLGEANHQQKNVLMGGAVATLFPITWREPFGLVMIESMASGTPVIAMKLGSTTEVIAHGKTGFLCTNVEECVNAIANVPDLDRYACREYVQHRFSKEAMTDGYEEVYRQILQQRFAKNGHYRSKAGLSLSSR; the protein is encoded by the coding sequence ATGAGAATTGCTCAAGTAGCTCCATTATGGGAAAGAGTACCCCCGCCAGCTTATGGCGGTATAGAGTTAGTGGTGGGGTTATTAACAGATGAGTTAGTCCGACGCGGACATGAAGTGACATTGTTTGCTACAGGTGACTCTATCAGTTTAGCAAAGTTAGTGTCAGTACATCCCCGTGCGCTAAGACTTGATTCCAGTGTGAAGGAATACAACATTTATGAAATGCTGCAAGTGAGTGCAGTATATGAACGCGCAGACGAGTTTGATATTATTCATTCACATATGGGTTGTGCTTCATTACCCTATGCAAAGCTAGTAAAAATTCCCACAATTCATACCTTACATGGTATTTTTACTCCTGATAACGAAAAAATGTTTCAATATGCCAAATCTCAGCCTTATGTGAGTATTTCCGATGCACAACGGGAAGCTAGATTAGGGATGAATTATATCAGCACAGTTTACAACGGCATTGATGTTAGTAGCTATAAGTTTTATCCCCAACCAGATGAACCGCCATATTTAGCATTTTTGGGGAGAATGTCAGCAGAAAAAGGCCCACACCTAGCTATAGAAATTGCGAAAAAAGCCGGCTGGCGCTTGAAAATGGCAGGTAAGATAGACCTTGTTGACAAAGAATATTTTGCCAAAGAAGTTGAACCTCATATTGATGGAAAGCAAGTTGAGTATTTAGGTGAAGCAAACCATCAACAAAAAAATGTCCTGATGGGTGGCGCTGTTGCCACTTTATTCCCCATCACTTGGAGAGAACCATTTGGGTTAGTCATGATAGAGTCAATGGCATCAGGTACACCAGTAATTGCCATGAAGTTGGGATCGACTACAGAAGTTATCGCCCACGGGAAAACGGGCTTCTTGTGTACTAATGTAGAAGAGTGCGTGAATGCGATCGCTAATGTACCAGATTTAGACCGTTATGCTTGCCGCGAGTATGTGCAGCATCGTTTTAGCAAGGAAGCTATGACTGATGGCTACGAAGAAGTTTATCGGCAAATTCTGCAACAGCGCTTTGCTAAAAACGGACATTACCGCAGCAAAGCTGGTTTGAGTCTGAGTAGTAGATAG